The Pseudomonas pergaminensis nucleotide sequence GCACATCGGGCCCAACTACCTGGGCGGGCAACTGGACAGCGAGGCACGCACCGCCATCCACCTGACCCACCGCATCGGCGCCGTCATCGTCAGCGTGGTGTTGCTCGGCCTGGCCTGGCAATTGCGCGTGGTGGGCATGACGCGTTTGGCGGGCTTATTGCTGGTCGCCCTCGCCGCGCAAATCTGCCTGGGCCTGAGCAATGTGGCTTTCGGGCTGCCGCTGGCGGTGGCTGTAGGCCATAACGCCGGGGGCGCCGCGTTATTGCTCAGTCTGGTGTTGGTCAATTACCACGCGCGCACCAGCCTGGTCCGGGTGCGCAATCAACTGCCGTTCGGCTGGCGGTTTATCCCGCGCAAACACGTATCGGGCCTCATTACCCTTAAAGGAGAGATGCCATGGCGACCTTGATCGGCGCACACCACCGCCAGGCGATCTGGCGTGACTACCTGGAGCTGACCAAGCCGAAGGTGGTGGTGCTGATGCTCATCACCTCGCTGGTTGGCATGTTCCTGGCGACCCGCGCCGGCGTGCCGTGGACAGTGCTGGTGTTTGGCAACCTGGGGATTGCCCTGTGTGCGGGGGGCGCGGCGGCGGTCAACCATGTGGTGGATCGGCGCATCGACGCGGTGATGGCGCGCACCCACAAGCGGCCATTGGCCGAGGGGCGGGTGTCGCCGCTGGCGGCGTTGGCGTTTGCACTGTTTCTGGCTGTTGCAGGATTGGCGCTGTTGCTGGCGTTCACCAACCCGCTGGCGGCGTGGCTGACGCTGGCTTCGCTGCTCGGTTATGCAGTGATCTACACCGGCTTTCTCAAGCGTGCGACGCCACAGAATATCGTTATCGGAGGCTTGGCCGGCGCGGCGCCGCCACTGTTGGGTTGGGTCGCCGTCACCGGGCATGTCAGCGCCGAACCCCTGCTGCTGGTGCTGATCATCTTCGCCTGGACGCCGCCGCACTTCTGGGCCCTGGCCATCCATCGCAAGGAGGAATACGCCAAGGCCGATATTCCGATGCTGCCGGTCACCCATGGCGAGCACTACACCAAGGTGCATATCCTGCTCTACACCTTCGCCCTGCTGGCAGTGAGCCTGATGCCCTATGTGATCCATATGAGCGGCGTGCTGTACCTTGCCTGTGCACTGGTATTGGGCGGGCGCTTTCTGCAATGGGCCTGGGTGTTGTACCGTGGCGGTCGGCCGCACGCGGCGATCAACACCTTCAAGTACTCTATCTGGTACTTGCTGCTGCTGTTTATCGCCCTGCTCGTAGACCACTACTTACTGTTGAACCTATGACTCGAACTCAAAAAACTGTCTTCATCCTGGTGGCCCTGGTGGCATTGATCATGGGCCTGACCGTCAACAAGGTGCTCTCGGGCAAGGGCCAGGGCGACCCCACTGCCTTGATCGACGCCGGCATCATCCTGCTGCCGCAAAGCCGTCAGCTGCCGCCAGTGAGCATGACCAACCAGGAAGGCCAGCCGGTGGTGGTCAATGAGTTGAAAGGCAAGTGGAGCCTGCTGTTTTTCGGCTACACCTTCTGCCCGGACATCTGCCCGACCACCCTCGCCCAACTGCGCCAGATCAAGAGCGAGCTGCCCAAGGACGCGGTGGATAAGCTGCAGGTGATCCTGGTCAGCGTCGACCCGAACCGCGATACGCCGACCCAGCTCAAGCAGTACCTGGGCTACTTCGACCCGCAGTTCCAGGGCCTGACCGGCGCGAACGTGGAGGATGTGCAGAAGGTTTCGAATGCGGTGAGCATTCCGTTCATACCGGCCGACACCAGCAAACCGAACTACACCGTTGACCACAGCGGTAACCTGGCGCTGATCGGTCCGGACGGGACGCAGCGTGGGTTTATTCGTGCGCCGTTGAATAACCAGAAGCTCGTAGCGCAACTGCCGGTGCTGTTGCAGCGTAAATAAGCCGGACGCCAGCCCGGCCAGCACCACAAAACAAATGTGGGAGCTGGCTTGCCTGCGAAAGCGGTGTGCCAGTCAACATCTCCTTCGACTGATACACCGCATTCGCGAGCAAGCCCGCTCCCACATTTTTTGATCTCCAGTTTTGGGAGATCGAGTCAGGTCAGAACGCCGGCTTGATCGCGCCTTTGTACTTCTCTTCGATGAATTTTTTCACTTCAGGCGTGTGCAGGGCGGCAACCAGCTTCTTCACGGCGTCCGAGTCCTTGTTGTCTTCGCGGGTCACCAGAATGTTCACGTAAGGCGAGTCGCTGCCTTCGATGACCAGTGCGTCCTTGGACGGGTCCAGCTTGGCTTCCAGCGCATAGTTGGTGTTGATCAGCGCCAGGTCGACTTGGGTCAGCACGCGCGGCAGGGTGGCGGCTTCCAGTTCACGGAACTTCAGGTTTTTGCTGTTACCGGTGATGTCCTTGATGGTCGACAGGATGTTGGTCGGGTCCTTCAGGGTGATCAGGCCGTTCTTGGCCAGCAGCAACAACGCGCGGCCGCCGTTGGTGGCGTCGTTCGGGATCACCACATTGGCGCCGCTTGGCAGCTCGTCCAGCTTCTTGTACTTGCTGGAGTAAGCGCCCAGGGGTTCCAGGTGCACAGCGCCGACGCTCACCAGGTGAGTGCCCTTGGCCTTGTTGAATTCATCCAGGTACGGCTGGTGCTGGAAGAAGTTGGCGTCCAGGCGCTTTTCAGCGACTTGAACGTTTGGCTGCACGTAATCGGTAAAGACTTTGACCTGCAGGTCTACGCCTTCTTTGGCGAGGGCAGGTTTCACGAATTCGAGGATTTCCGCGTGGGGGACCGGCGAAGCGGCGACCGTAATGGTCTCGGCGTGGGCGGAAAACGCGGCAACGGCGGCGAAAGCAACCAGTAGTTTTTTCATCCAACAAGCTCCTTGTTCGGGCATCGGCCGGCGGGGGCCGGCCATGGCCGTTATTTTCGAGAAAAGTGCACCACCAGCTTGTCGCCGACGGTTTGCAGAATTTGCACCAGGACCAGCAGCATCACCACGGTCACGACCATCACATCGGTC carries:
- the cyoE gene encoding heme o synthase, with product MATLIGAHHRQAIWRDYLELTKPKVVVLMLITSLVGMFLATRAGVPWTVLVFGNLGIALCAGGAAAVNHVVDRRIDAVMARTHKRPLAEGRVSPLAALAFALFLAVAGLALLLAFTNPLAAWLTLASLLGYAVIYTGFLKRATPQNIVIGGLAGAAPPLLGWVAVTGHVSAEPLLLVLIIFAWTPPHFWALAIHRKEEYAKADIPMLPVTHGEHYTKVHILLYTFALLAVSLMPYVIHMSGVLYLACALVLGGRFLQWAWVLYRGGRPHAAINTFKYSIWYLLLLFIALLVDHYLLLNL
- a CDS encoding SCO family protein codes for the protein MTRTQKTVFILVALVALIMGLTVNKVLSGKGQGDPTALIDAGIILLPQSRQLPPVSMTNQEGQPVVVNELKGKWSLLFFGYTFCPDICPTTLAQLRQIKSELPKDAVDKLQVILVSVDPNRDTPTQLKQYLGYFDPQFQGLTGANVEDVQKVSNAVSIPFIPADTSKPNYTVDHSGNLALIGPDGTQRGFIRAPLNNQKLVAQLPVLLQRK
- a CDS encoding MetQ/NlpA family ABC transporter substrate-binding protein; the encoded protein is MKKLLVAFAAVAAFSAHAETITVAASPVPHAEILEFVKPALAKEGVDLQVKVFTDYVQPNVQVAEKRLDANFFQHQPYLDEFNKAKGTHLVSVGAVHLEPLGAYSSKYKKLDELPSGANVVIPNDATNGGRALLLLAKNGLITLKDPTNILSTIKDITGNSKNLKFRELEAATLPRVLTQVDLALINTNYALEAKLDPSKDALVIEGSDSPYVNILVTREDNKDSDAVKKLVAALHTPEVKKFIEEKYKGAIKPAF